The following are encoded in a window of Mus pahari unplaced genomic scaffold, PAHARI_EIJ_v1.1 scaffold_13701_1, whole genome shotgun sequence genomic DNA:
- the LOC110315461 gene encoding schlafen family member 12-like has translation MPGKVICSPEALCMKPFSQHEGYGQLVRTELGSLCRGTLVVPKSWASALGLQEKQEVIWDMLHISQGSLLTLYGFVWGDENLEDNSTLLGELGAELKDYYKQIAQTLKQTLLNHGYIAKIGIIVKITYLGHKTICLYDSSSKICYPQTYYLTIKTVKDLEKALAGVLGSYESFYSLP, from the coding sequence CTGGAAAGGTGATATGCTCTCCAGAAGCCCTCTGCATGAAACCATTCTCACAACATGAAGGCTATGGACAGTTAGTCCGGACAGAGTTGGGCTCACTTTGTAGAGGAACACTGGTTGTCCCTAAGAGCTGGGCTTCGGCTCTGGGCTTGCAAGAGAAGCAGGAAGTTATCTGGGATATGCTTCATATTTCCCAGGGCAGTCTCCTGACCCTGTATGGCTTTGTCTGGGGAGATGAGAACCTGGAAGACAACAGCACTCTTCTGGGGGAACTAGGCGCTGAGTTAAAGGACTATTATAAACAAATTGCCCAAACATTAAAGCAGACGTTGTTAAACCATGGTTATATTGCGAAAATAGGTATTATAGTCAAGATAACGTACTTGGGTCATAAGACAATATGTCTTTATGACTCAAGCTCGAAAATATGTTACCCCCAAACATATTATCTGACGATCAAGACAGTAAAGGACTTAGAAAAAGCTCTTGCTGGAGTTTTAGGAAGTTATGAGTCTTTCTACAGTTTACCGTGA